A single window of Caldicellulosiruptor bescii DSM 6725 DNA harbors:
- a CDS encoding ABC transporter ATP-binding protein has product MKIEIRNLSKTYGELLALDNLNITIEGGMYGLLGPNGAGKTTLMKIMATVLKPTSGTVFYDGYDVTKNPIEIRQIIGYLPQEYGLYGDVTVIDFLYFVGALKGISRTEIKKQADQILEIVNLGDKRFSKIKTLSGGMKQRLGIAQAFLGNPEVIIVDEPTAGLDPEERIRFRNILAELSLGKTVILSTHIISDIEDTCNILSVLNKGKILYQGNLEGLSEYSRGNVWEIEMQPECYNEIREKYQILNVKRNDTGLSVRFISSKEIEGSKPVEPSLELGYYCLLNKVKGE; this is encoded by the coding sequence ATGAAAATTGAAATTCGCAATTTATCAAAAACGTATGGTGAACTGTTAGCATTAGATAATTTGAATATCACTATTGAGGGCGGAATGTATGGTCTTTTGGGACCAAATGGAGCTGGCAAAACCACTTTGATGAAAATTATGGCAACAGTCTTAAAGCCTACAAGTGGAACAGTTTTTTATGATGGATATGATGTTACAAAAAATCCAATAGAGATAAGGCAAATTATTGGTTATCTTCCCCAGGAGTATGGTTTGTACGGGGATGTAACTGTAATAGATTTTTTGTATTTTGTTGGTGCATTAAAAGGTATATCGCGAACAGAAATAAAGAAACAGGCTGATCAAATATTGGAGATTGTAAATTTAGGAGATAAAAGATTTTCAAAAATTAAAACTCTATCTGGAGGGATGAAGCAACGTTTAGGAATAGCTCAAGCTTTTTTAGGGAATCCAGAGGTAATAATTGTGGATGAACCGACTGCTGGATTAGACCCTGAAGAAAGAATAAGATTCCGCAATATCTTAGCTGAACTTAGTTTAGGCAAAACAGTAATTTTGTCTACACACATTATATCTGATATTGAAGATACTTGTAACATACTCAGCGTTCTAAATAAAGGCAAAATTCTTTATCAAGGTAATCTTGAAGGTTTAAGTGAATATTCACGTGGGAATGTTTGGGAAATTGAAATGCAACCTGAGTGTTATAATGAGATAAGAGAAAAATATCAAATATTAAACGTGAAAAGGAATGATACAGGACTTAGTGTTCGTTTTATTAGTTCTAAAGAAATAGAGGGTAGTAAGCCAGTAGAACCTTCATTGGAATTAGGTTATTATTGCTTGTTAAATAAAGTTAAAGGAGAATAA